A region from the Osmerus eperlanus chromosome 11, fOsmEpe2.1, whole genome shotgun sequence genome encodes:
- the med17 gene encoding mediator of RNA polymerase II transcription subunit 17, with product MSGGGPAVRVSIESSCEKQVQEVSLDGMETYVPPLSMSQNLAKLAQRIDFGQGSDSDGEETEGEPRDQEWGKQEHEEDEATVKFQPSLWPWDSVRNNLRSSLTEMCVLYDVLSVVKEKKYMALDPVSQDPTAGKTPQVFQLISKKKSLATAAQMLLKGAEKLNKSVAENLENRRQRDFNSELLRLRSQWKLRKVGDKILGDLSYRSAGSLFPHQGTFEVIKNTDIDLDKKLPEDYCPLNVQIPSDLEGSAYLKVSIQKQAPDIGDLGTVNLFRRQPKTKTGTQPWHVKLEAAQNVLLCKEIFAQLSREAVQIKSQIPHIVVKNQIISQPFPGLQLSISLCHSTGEKKNQRASPEKPKPDDHLYVLEHNLHQLMREFHKQQLSSVVMPHPASAPFGHKRMRLAGPMAYDKAEITSLQQNEGLLEKIIKQAKHIFLRSRTARTIDSLASRIEDPQIQAHWSNINDVYESSVKVLITSQGYEQICKSIQLQLNIGVEQIRVVHRDGRVITLSHQEQELQDFLLSQMSQHQVHAVQQLAKVMGWHVLSFSNHVGLGSVESIGNASAITVASSNGEYAISVRNGPESGCKVLVQFPRSQSKELPKSDVIQDAKWNHLRGPYKEVNWSKMEGRNFVYKMELLMAALTLCP from the exons ATGTCGGGTGGTGGTCCAGCGGTGCGCGTCAGCATCGAGTCCTCCTGCGAGAAGCAGGTGCAGGAGGTCTCTCTGGACGGGATGGAGACGTacgtccctcccctctctatgtCCCAGAACCTGGCCAAACTGGCCCAGAGGATAGACTTTGGCCAGGGGTCTGATTCAgacggagaggagacagagggagagcccAGGGATCAGGAGTGGGGCAAGCAGGAACACGAGGAGGATGAAG CCACAGTGAAGTTCCAGCCGTCTCTGTGGCCATGGGACTCTGTACGCAACAACCTGCGCAGCTCCCTCACAGAGATGTGTGTCTTGTACGACGTCCTCAGTGTGGTGAAGGAGAAGAAGTACATGGCCCTGGACCCCGTGTCCCAGGACCCTACAGCTGGCAAG ACCCCGCAGGTGTTCCAGCTGATCAGCAAGAAGAAGTCTCTGGCCACGGCGGCCCAAATGCTGCTGAAGGGGGCGGAGAAGCTCAACAAGTCTGTGGCGGAGAACCTGGAGAACCGGAGGCAGAGGGACTTCAACTCTGAGCTGCTCCGCCTGCGCTCGCAGTGGAAGCTACGAAAAGTCGGAGACAAGATCCTGGGAGACCTCAGCTACCGGAGCGCAG GCTCCTTGTTTCCTCACCAAGGCACCTTTGAGGTGATCAAGAACACAGACATCGACCTGGACAAAAAGCTCCCAGAAGATTACTGCCCACTGAACGTTCAGATCCCCAGTGATCTGGAGGGATCCGCCTACCTCAAG GTGTCCATCCAGAAACAGGCGCCAGATATCGGGGACCTGGGCACGGTGAACCTCTTCAGGAGACAACCCAAAACtaaaacag GTACTCAGCCGTGGCATGTGAAGCTGGAGGCGGCCCAGAACGTTCTGCTGTGTAAGGAGATCTTTGCCCAGCTGTCCAGAGAGGCCGTCCAGATCAAGTCCCAGATCCCACACATCGTAGTGAAGAACCAGATCATCTCCCAGCCATTCCCAG GTCTGCAGCTGTCCATATCTCTGTGCCATTCCACGGGCGAGAAGAAGAACCAGCGGGCCTCCCCAGAGAAACCCAAGCCTGACGACCACCTCTACGTGCTGGAGCACAACCTGCACCAGCTCATGAGAGAG TTCCACAAGCAGCAGCTCAGCTCGGTGGTGATGCCGCACCCCGCCAGCGCCCCCTTCGGCCACAAGCGCATGCGCCTGGCCGGGCCGATGGCCTACGACAAGGCGGAGATCACGTCGCTGCAGCAGAACGAGGGGCTGCTGGAGAAGATCATCAAGCAGGCCAAGCACATCTTCCTCCGCAGCAG GACAGCAAGAACCATCGACAGCCTGGCCAGCCGTATTGAGGACCCCCAGATCCAGGCCCACTGGTCCAACATCAACGACGTGTACGAGTCCAGCGTCAAAGTGCTCATCACCTCCCAGGGCTACGAGCAGATCTGCAA GTCCATCCAGCTGCAGCTGAACATCGGGGTGGAGCAAATCCGAGTGGTGCACAGGGACGGCCGCGtcatcactctctcccaccaGGAACAGGAGCTGCAGgacttcctcctctcccag ATGTCCCAGCACCAGGTTCATGCCGTGCAGCAGCTGGCCAAGGTGATGGGCTGGCACGTGCTGAGCTTCAGTAACCACGTGGGCCTGGGCTCCGTGGAGAGCATCGGCAACGCCTCCGCCATCACCGTCGCCTCGTCCAACGGAGAATACGCCATCTCAG TGCGTAACGGGCCAGAGAGCGGCTGTAAGGTTCTGGTCCAGTTCCCCCGGAGCCAGAGCAAGGAGCTCCCCAAGAGCGACGTGATCCAAGACGCCAAGTGGAACCACCTGCGAGGGCCTTACAAGGAGGTCAACTGGAGCAAGATGGAGGGACGCAACTTTGTCTACAAGATGGAGCTCCTCATGGCTGCCCTCACCCTGTGCCCTTAG
- the LOC134028890 gene encoding V-set and transmembrane domain-containing protein 5 isoform X2, whose amino-acid sequence MWPALKHSDVQDVSLFLSITFYVWHIVGAISIESPQKSLTRSVQDHVFFSVDVTCLGIPTIQWTFMSGVVSRGIGIWKPGVFTNVTVDYRDRVHTYSNGSMGLANLRLQDAGYYVVTVTDASGSSKDAGFVLKVNEILYEDLQYLSVSIVVLGVLAGILLLSMWLTEKAYRHLKAQRRKQQMPENDETELQHL is encoded by the exons ATGTGGCCTGCTCTGAAGCACTCTGACGTTCAGGACgtttctctgtttctcagcATCACATTCTATGTGTGGCACATAG TGGGTGCCATCTCCATCGAGTCTCCTCAGAAGAGCCTGACAAGGTCGGTGCAGGACCATGTGTTTTTCTCTGTGGATGTTACCTGCCTTGGGATCCCCACAATACAATGGACCTTCATGTCGGGGGTTGTGAGCCGGGGCATAGGAATCTGGAAACCTGGGGTTTTCACCAATGTGACGGTGGATTACAGAGACCGAGTGCACACTTACTCCAATGGGTCCATGGGACTGGCAAATCTGCGTCTGCAGGACGCGGGCTACTATGTCGTCACGGTGACGGACGCCTCTGGGAGCAGCAAGGATGCTGGCTTTGTCTTGAAAGTGAACG agATCCTGTATGAGGATTTGCAATACCTGTCAGTCTCCATCGTGGTGCTGGGAGTCCTGGCTGGCATTCTCCTGCTCTCCATGTGGCTCACAGAGAAGGCCTACCGCCACCTCAAGGCACAGAGGCGCAAGCAACAGATGCCAG AAAACGATGAAACTGAGCTACAACATCTCTGA
- the LOC134028890 gene encoding V-set and transmembrane domain-containing protein 5 isoform X1: MWPALKHSDVQDVSLFLSITFYVWHIAVGAISIESPQKSLTRSVQDHVFFSVDVTCLGIPTIQWTFMSGVVSRGIGIWKPGVFTNVTVDYRDRVHTYSNGSMGLANLRLQDAGYYVVTVTDASGSSKDAGFVLKVNEILYEDLQYLSVSIVVLGVLAGILLLSMWLTEKAYRHLKAQRRKQQMPENDETELQHL, encoded by the exons ATGTGGCCTGCTCTGAAGCACTCTGACGTTCAGGACgtttctctgtttctcagcATCACATTCTATGTGTGGCACATAG CAGTGGGTGCCATCTCCATCGAGTCTCCTCAGAAGAGCCTGACAAGGTCGGTGCAGGACCATGTGTTTTTCTCTGTGGATGTTACCTGCCTTGGGATCCCCACAATACAATGGACCTTCATGTCGGGGGTTGTGAGCCGGGGCATAGGAATCTGGAAACCTGGGGTTTTCACCAATGTGACGGTGGATTACAGAGACCGAGTGCACACTTACTCCAATGGGTCCATGGGACTGGCAAATCTGCGTCTGCAGGACGCGGGCTACTATGTCGTCACGGTGACGGACGCCTCTGGGAGCAGCAAGGATGCTGGCTTTGTCTTGAAAGTGAACG agATCCTGTATGAGGATTTGCAATACCTGTCAGTCTCCATCGTGGTGCTGGGAGTCCTGGCTGGCATTCTCCTGCTCTCCATGTGGCTCACAGAGAAGGCCTACCGCCACCTCAAGGCACAGAGGCGCAAGCAACAGATGCCAG AAAACGATGAAACTGAGCTACAACATCTCTGA